In the genome of Caenorhabditis elegans chromosome IV, the window GCAGGTGTTTCAGAAACTGTGGAAGTGCTTTCACTCGGTGCAGATGGAGAAGATGGAACAGAAGAGGATGATGGAGCAACAGGCAGTGTAGAAGGTATAGATGGAATAGATGGTGCTGATGGTGAAGATGCAGGTGGAATAGGTGCTTGTGTAACAGACTTAGATTGTTCAACTGGAAAGTATGAAGGTACGGTCACTTCAATATTTTGACCAACAGAGGATGAGTTAGAAGGCGGTTTAACGGAAGCAACTGAGGAAGATTGTGGTAAATTTGAACTTAAATATGAAGGTTGTTCAGCAGATGAAACAGACTCTGTAGAGATTGCCTTTGAAGAAATATACTTGGAAATCATATCAGGAGTCCATAATCGAGCGGATGCCGGTGATAATGTCTCCTCTGGAAGAATTCTAGTGTTTTCCTCTTCTTGTTCTTCAGATGATCCGTCAGTTTCTATGGAAGCAGTTGTTGGGTAATTAGATGAAGCTCTTGAACCAGCAACAACAATTATTGAACTAGTTCCAGGTGGAGTTGGAGAAGAACTTCCAGTTTGGAGTGAACTTggataaattgtttttggagCCAAAGGAGGAGTTATTCCTGGTCGATGAGTAGTTGGTGTTGGACGAGTTTGTTGTGATTGATGACCTGTGGTTGATGGAGCAATATTAGAAGGAACGGTAACCGTGGGTGGGGCAACCGGTGGAGCCAAGGTCTTTGAAGAAATGGCCCACGGTGGAATTGCAGAAGGATGCGACGTTAATCcaagttttgtttttggttttagaGGAGAGGGAGGTGTTCCTATTGTTGGAATTGTTGCCGAGTTAGTTTCAGCGTCAATGTGTTCAGTTACAGTTGTACTCTCAGGAGATGCCGACGGAGTTACTTCAACTCTCGGAATTGTCGAttctttttccgtttttgatAGATCCCCAATATTAGATGAAATCGTCGgttgatttatttttgtttcaggaacTTTTGGAGCAAAACTTGAAACTGTAGTCGGTTTGATTTCAGTTTGTTTTGTTATTAAAGTGGGGAAAGCCGTAGACTTTGAGAACTTCGAAGACGACGATTGGGATGTGTACATTGCCATGATCCAATCAGGGATTGTAGCTGGTTTCCCAGATGATATAATTGAAGTGATTAAAGATTGACGGCTATTCTCTGATGTTGGCAAAACGGGTGAACTAGTTACTGCAGTTGTCGGGACAGTTAAGTCAACATCATAGTCTTCCATTGATGGATCCATAGGAGTACTACTATCAGTAGTGGTAGGAATTTGGAGACCGGAACCAAAAGAACCAGATGAACCAGATGATGAATCCACAAATTCTGATGGTGGAATAGCATTCATGAATCCACTTTCggattttggaagttttgcaGATGCCGAAAGAGAACTCGCAGGAGGAGAAGCGGTACTTAATGTTTCATGTGGTCTTGGGAACAATGCGTAGGGTGGTACTATACCCTGTGGTCCGGGCGTCGGACGAGACTTTGcagtcaaaatttgtgaagtgGGAGCGCTTGGCTGGGATGATGTTATCTCTTCCATTGTAGAAACTGATGAGACTATCGGAGAAGAAGACTCTTCAGATATCTCCACAACATTTGAGGATGCCTGAGTTGGTTCTTGTGTTTGAAGGTCTGAGCCAGAAGAACTAACAGAAGAAGACGACGGAGTTGTTTTCATTGATTCTATTTTTGATGATGATACTTTTACGGGTgccgaagaagaagaagaagtcggCAAAGAAGAACCGGTGCTTAGAGAATTAGATGATTGATGTGTTCTTGGGAATAATGCGTAAGGTGGTACAGCACCAGGGGGTCCAGGAGTTGGTTGAGATTGAGAAATGGATGCAGTTGTCCCGGATGGTGTTACCTCTTCCATAGTGGAAACTGCTGGGGCAGCAGGAGATGAATTTTCGAATGCATCAACAACAACATTCGGAGTAGTAGTAGCAGCTGAGATAGACGGCGGAGTTGCTTTAAATTCATTCTTGGAGTGAGATAGTTTTTCTGGCAATGAAGGTGCAGACGCAGAATGAACATCAGTACTTGCGAAGGTCGacgatttttgtgtttttggaAACGATGTGTAAGGTAGAGCAGCACCAGTTCCGCCAGGAATCGAAACTGGTTTTCCGATTGGTTCTTCAACCGATATAACCTCGCCAGAGTTTTCCATAGCTCCAGTTTGTGGAGATTTCgtatttaaatgtatttttgaaccAGTTGATACTGGAAGCCGGTTCGAATTAGAAATCTTTGACGAAACCGGGTGATTTTTAGAGGAGTTCGCTGTTGATCGTGTCGGTTCCATCGATGGAATTGATGACGGTGTACCGAAAATAGGTACTGTACTCTCGATTGGAATTGATTGACTTGGAGGAGAAGGAGagttatttgaaacatttggtACTGAAGGTGCACTAGTAGATTGCCGGCTTGCAGGAAGATTGGAAATAATAGGCAATTCCGAAGGAGTAAGCAAAGTTTTTGATGGTCGAGATGATGGTAATGCAACATTGGGTGGTGATCTTGTTGTACGGAGTTCTTGTTGAATACCATCGGAATCCACAGATAGTGTAGGAAATGTTGGTGGTATGGTAGTTGGCTTCTTATCTGGGGAACTTGTGGGAGCTGTCGCATACGGTGGAATAATTGAAGGAGAGCTTCCTCTAGTTGGGTGCCGTGTACTTCCAGTTATACTTTCTTGTCGTGGTGGAGGAATTGGTCCTTTTGAACCAGGAAgcttttcttgtttctttcCATCATGACCAAAATGCGAAGATGCAGGTGTTATACTGGTTTCACTTAAGTTGCTAAACTCAGATGGTTGATTATGTGCATTTCCATCCATTTCATTATTAGACAAGTTATCAGATGGATTAACAGACGATGGCATACGGCCAGTGATGGTGCTTTTTGGAACTGAAGATGGCAAGTTAGAAGCAAagcaacaaaatattttttaaaaaatctgcaaaaatatcaaagcAATGCGGGTTTAGTTTTCATACCTGTGGTGggtgtttttgttttggaaatattttcaatagaatTCTCTTCCGAAATTGAACTAATCTCAGGACGACGTTCCGATGGATTGACTTCTTCTTGATCTACTTCTCCACCTTTATCTTCTCCTGCGCCGCTATTATATGGAGATTTTGGTGGTGGAAGTGCAATCATAACTGGAACATCAGGACCAGGCGGAGGGCCTTCTGGTATAGCATTAGGCGATGAAGGAGAAGGTGGTGCAGTTTGGATAGGTCCAGACGATGAAGGTTGTGATGGTGATGGTTCTGGATTTACTGCAGGGATTGATGGTTCTGGTTGTGCTGGAGATTCTCCAGATGGCATCGATGGCTTCGCAGGTTCGGATGGAGTTGGACCGTAAACAGGTGAAGATGGAGAAGGTTGTGGTGCGGGTGCTGGTGCCATTTCATGCGATGTTTCAGGAACCTGATTATCTGTTTGGTCAGGcgttttttcaacatttccagGCGCCACCTCTATCATTTCTGGAACTCTGGGAGCCGCAGGAGAAGAGCCATACGATGTCTTCACAGCATTTGGAGATGGCTGAGCTGGCCCTTCTGGGATTTTGGGGGCAGAAGGTGTCGGTTGAGCTGGTTGAGTCTGCTTTGGTTGTGATGGTTGTGATGAAGTTGGAATGACAGAAGGTGCTGGTGCTACAGGAGGAACTGCAGGTCGTGATGGTTCAGGTGCTGGTCCATATGTCGCCGGTGACTTAGCAGGAGCTGACAGTGTGATCGTAACCGGTACATTAGAAGCAGGAGATGGAGAAGGAACAGAAACAGAAGCAGGCAAAGCAACTCGAGGAATAGTAACAGATACAGAAGACGGAGAAGCTGGAGAAGGTGCAGACGGTGTTTCCGTCTCGTGAATTTGAACGAAAGTGGATTCACTTGGATCACCTGGAGCCACAGGTAATGTTCTTGGAGGTTGATATGGCCCAGCAACAGATGGAAGTGGCTCAATTGGTGGAAGATTTTCTTCTTTCGGTGGTACTGCAACAGTTCCTGGTGCACATGGAAGACAACTGAGTTTTGTATTTCGCGATTCTGCAGCAGCGTTATCAACGGTCAATGGATTTGCATACGAAGTTGATCTTTTTGAGTTGATACCTGAAAGAAATGATTCACGTGCACCACGCCCCACCTTTTGAACCTAGTTCCCGCTGGAAAACTTATCAAAATAATAGATCAATGGAGCAAAAACCCAGACTTCAAAGAAAATGGAACCTCACCCAAATGAACTAATTTGGAACTTACCATTTGGCAAAGTACTTTTTTTGACGGGCTTCGAATCTTCGAAAGCATCATCATCAGGTTcttctgtaaaaataaattgattgaaaaatagcgGAAAAATGAttctgtttttgaatttatcgTATTCAAATGCTAATCTCTACTAAAAACTAATACTAATACTAAATTGATCTCAACAAGAAATAAgtgatttaaaaatacactttACAAAACTTTATATCCGACGAACAAGTACACTTAATTCTCTAATTTTGTGTCACTAtggttatttgaaattattgttaaTGTTATAAGAATAATGAGTATAACGGCAAAACGTGCTGTCGGTTATTTGGTTGATTTATTAAAAGTTTGTAAACTTTGTTATTTACCAAAAACGGATGTTACagtgttttcgaaaaacggcGGAGCAACTGGCGTTTCCGCAGTATACGATGAGACCtcctttttcacaattttatcgTCAATATCCGTTGCATCATTGCCATCTGTCGGATCATCAGAAAGTTCTGGTGTAGTTGGAGGATTCGTACTAACTGTCGTTGTTTCTTCTGTAGTGAATTCTTCCGTTGTTGAAGGTTCCGTTGTTGACGGTTCAGTGGTTGTTTCTTCCGTAGTTGTGGCAGAAGTGGTAGTTTCGGAAGTAGTAGTTGTTATCTCTTCCGTAGTTGTCACTAATACAATTTCAGCTGTTGATGTTGAATCACCATCCGAATGACCAGAATGTCTTCCAGATCTATCCAATGGCGCTTCTCCATCAAAATCTCCACTCAAAGGCGAAAATTCTGTCATTTCTGGTGGCATAAAACCAGGTGGTTTCATTTCAGGTATATGCCTTCTTGATGGTGGTGGAGGATACCTTGAATGCGATCTTGGAGAAGGATTCGGACGTCTGGGAGGTGGAGGAGGTTGAAATTGGGACCGAGAAGGAGATCCGACATTATCATTGATTAGTGTTCTCGGCATTGCGGACAGACCTGGTTAGGAGTTAAAGTTAGACAACATTATTACATGAAGTTTCTAATAATATTAATACCATCATATCCATCTGGGAAGACACCGTCTTGATTTGATTGTACCGATTGCCATGCTTCTAGATTATTGCCTGAAGTTAAAGTTAATTCTGTAACTGACATGCAAAAGAGATAGGCAGAAGAAAACTTCAAGCAATAAATTATGTATCAGTTAATTTAATAACATACCTTCATTTCCACCCTCATAACCGCTCGGCTCAAGACTTCTtatctggaaaacaaaatgataatcaagaaaattttaaaaagttaatcgAAAATTCTACAATAATTTTCGTTTCGTTGTGTTACACTTACATGTTTTACAACTCTTTTAGTACCATCACGGTTTTCGGAAGATGTAAGAAGTTCTTCTGAGTTCACTTTCATTTCAATTGAAGCTTCAGCGACTGGTTCTGAAACTTATTCGTCACAATTGCagtaatatattttaaatagtATAAACTTTTAGAATTAGCCAAACTTATTGTAATTACATAAAACAAAGATCATAGTTTTGGTCGATGTTAGAAATTGTCGaattaataattaatattAATAACCAACTTATTTCCATAAACTTACcatttgaggttttcaaatcGTTAGAGCCCAACCAAATATTAGGAGAAGTTGGAGGCTTTGCTGTAATGACCATAGGAGGATCTCCGAACGACTTCGAGATGAAACGAGCACGGTTAACAGAAGATGCACCCATCACGAATACTAAGTTAATTGTGTTAGAGTATTATTCAACCAAAAAGATGATAAgatattaaaatatattagaaCCTTGTGTTTtccaattgaacattttcaattaaactcacctaaatccgaaaaatctCTTCTTCCAACTTTTCTATCAGGAGGTGGCGAGTCATTCAACCATGCTGATCGTTTAGGTTTCCACACTCCGTGCGCCTGAAAAATAATGCTATGAAGAAGAATAAATATTAGGGAAAATTTACTGTGTTTGAAGAATACTCTGCCGGAGCCActcgaaatctgaaaatgtgaaagttAATTCAATAGAGGTATGGTTTTATTGCTGGCAAATGGTctataactttttgaacagactctttaaacaaatatttaatttgtgAGATGCTGTGAAAGTCATTTATGTTGTGAaagtcattttaaaatttacctaCATAGGATTTACTTTTGATACTTGTGTGTTATAGAAAATTAGACTCTCCGAAtatagatttttctatttcttaaTTATTCAAGAAGGATTTAAATGATAATGTAAGCTAATCTTATTTAAGCAATTTTGAAAGACTATGGTTTTTCTGCAGctttcacgaaaaatttgcATGCGACCTACAGCTTATCAGAACTTGAAAAGTGGcaaccatttcaaaaaactgttatCTCAATGTTCCatttatctttaaaatgaTATGTTTTACTATtagtaattttgaattaatcaCTTTCATTTTTGGTAAAGCTGTATCTATATCActacttttgaaattctctCAATATCCTAATTCCCAGCTCTACTAAATCCGTCTCATCGCCGCTTTTTACTATCGTTTTCATCTAGAATCTACTAATTATTAGGagaaatctcttttttttggaaatcgattTTACTAATTCATACTTAGACCGTTTATTTCAAACTGCTATCCATAGTTTTTTCGAGATACAACACATGTTTCATTCCATTTAAAGGCGACTTTGTCCGTTTTGCGGACGGCTTTCAGTAGTAAAAAGGTCATTATTAGTATTCAATTCGTGATTGTTTATGGCGCGACGCCGACGTGCTTCTCTTTTCTATGATTGGTGGGAATATGGCAGAAGAGACATTGACTTAAAAGCGTGTTtctgtatttttgtttttcatatcCAATTCTTCCTGTTCCGTCAAATGAATTAGCACtatataaatttgttttcagtcaAATGTTTCTTAATGTGAgaggaaaaggaaaataagATCAAATGTAGCCGAATAGGAAATTGGCCGGAAGTtattccttcaaaatttttcaaaaagtttgaccACTGAGCGGATCGAACGCCCAACCTTTCGATCTGGAGTCGAACGCGCTACCATTGCGCCAAGCAGTCACGTTTTTTCTCTGAGTTTATTAGCTCTTACATCACTCTCTAACAGGCGGGAAAATCAAGATAAGAGTTTGCGGTCACTTTGATAGTGAGAAAGGATGGGAGAGAAATGGTCAGCGGTCTTACTAGGGAATGGTGTTACCCCTGCAATCGCTAGGAGGACAAAACaaagtgaaaatggaagatcagatctatggctacaagaatcagtttttggaatctgCTTAACTCGGTcccaaagctgaaattttcggtcTTAAAAAGTAGtcctttttttgctcaaaatgccgTTTTTCGTGTGTAGAAGTGGCTACATAAAAGTTTGGCACTGCAGCCGCCGTTCGAATGGCCGATTGGTGAACTCTTGTGCTCATTAATCTAAAGGTCACGGGTTCGTTCCCCActaggtattaatttttttttgaatttttcctctagcatgaaatatgcacaaaaacacggtttcttccgttttttggtaacttcggaataaattttttggttcctgggaatcataaaagtaatttggaaactttttggaagttttctttttttgataaattttcacttttctcccacctgtatgcacatttttttcttcaaaaataatttttcaaaattttttcaaaaagtgtttggtTTGAAAGAGCAGCATTAGTTTGGatatttctacgattttggaggatcaaatgtcatttttagGAGAAAACCACTGTTGTTTTCTCTAGACTTTTTCACGAAAAGGACCTACTTTCAAAGACTTCCAGCTCCGTTGAcgagtaaaataaaaaaaagttgtcaactgcaaagttattttaaaagtaccAATAAACAAATTGTCAGTTGAAGTTACTCTGCTAAATTTTATGGGTAGAGAGATATGGACATTAGTAATTAAGTAAGTTAAAGCTTCACTTCGATTAGCTATATCTCTCTACCCATAAAATTTAGCAGAGTAACTTCAACTGACAATTTGTTTATTggtacttttaaaataactttgcagttgacaacttttttttattttactcgTCAACGGAGCTGGAAGTCTTTGAAACTAGGTCCTTTTCGTGAAAAAGTCTAGAGAAAACAACAGTGGTTTTCTCctaaaaaatgacatttgatcctccaaaatcgtagaaatatCCAAACTAATGCTGCTCTTTCAAaccaaacactttttgaaaaaattttgaaaaattatttttgaagaaaaaaatgtgcatacaTCAGGtgggagaaaagtgaaaatttatcaaaaaaagaaaacttccaaaaagtttccaaattacttttatgattcccaggaaccaaaaaatttattccgaagttaccaaaaaacggaagaacccgtgtttttgtgcatatttcatgctagaggaaaaattcaaaaaaaaattaatacctagTGGGGAACGAACCCGTGACCTTTAGATTAATGAGCACAAGAGTTCACCAATCGGCCATTCGAACGGCGGCTGCAGTGCCAAACTTTTATGTAGCCACTTCTACACACGAAAAAcggcattttgagcaaaaaaaggaCTACTTTTTAAgaccgaaaatttcagctttgggACCGAGTTAAGcagattccaaaaactgatctgatcttccattttcactttGTTTTGTCCTCCTAGCGATTGCAGGGGTAACACCATTCCCTAGTTAGTTACCTAGAGTatcttactttttttttttgagattttgattaatttcacAAAGTTATACTACAATATTTCCCAATCCATGGAACAAATAACATAACTGCTAATCGGAGAAGAGACAAAGTGAGAGTTGTTTTGGCTAATTACCAGTtttcgaagaagaagaaaccgCTATATCCGATCAGAAGTCGTCATTGCTATCGTATTCGGATCGGCGCCAAAATATTCGCGCGCTCATGCCATGTCAAGTGAAGTCATTTAGTGGTTCACATAAAACTATTTGTTTCTTGTTTCTCACACAAATTGGACGACACGCGTGCCATATTTAACGGTCAACTGCAGGATTTAATTATGAGGGCTTTTGTAGAAAGTGTTAGAAAAGTGCAGTGAGAAGAAAATGTGTTgcgttttccaaaattttcctaaaGATGTTGTAACGCAGTGAATACTAAATTGTTGCCGGAAATGGTTCAAGCAGAGAtaccaaaaaaatcttaaattatAGTTGAGCTTGACATAAAATCTCTTGAAATTACACGCCGAAAAGCTAGAAATTCTCAGAGTTAAAAACCATTGGCCTGCCTAAACATTAGGATTAATTCCTGTTAAATTAGGTCgaaaaattatgtgaaatAAATATACGTTTCAACAGATCTCTTGAAAATAAAGCAAAACTAAATTGAGACCGGAAACAAAATGAAGATTTGTGATTCTAGGGATCCAAATTAAATCTTTTGTAGAGTGAAATACTCAGGTGTTGGAAAGACGAGAAAAACGATGGAAATGCATAAAATTAGAGATGAAATGATTGAATGAAGTCGGCATAATAAAAAAGTAAGTAGATAGTTATTGCGTAAGAAAGGAAACGTACTCGGAATTATGTTGCTGCTGTTGAAAGTACTGACGGGCCGCCGTGACACTGGCGATCGTCAGTGTTAGAAGCACGAGACGACGCATTTTGAATTCAGATGCTCATAAACTATGACACCTTCTTCTTACTTTGAATTAGCCTTATATGATGACTTGTGATTCTTCGAGGGGGGCAAATCTAGGAGGTGACGCTTCAAAAGAGGGGGGAGGCGATAGACAATGACCGTTGGAGGAGTGAGGGCGTGGACTGTCTCTACTGCTGTTCatgtagaagaagaagaaacagaGGAAGATGAAAGccaaggaagaagaagaagaagctgaggATGCTACTAGTTTGCTGATCTGATGCGCCGATATTGTAATGAACGGGGGATATAGAGAAATACAGAAAGATTGAAAAGAGTAAGCCTTTTTTGGAAGCGAGGAACGATGAATggttttttaagtgaaaaacttttgacaggaaaaagaagaaaagaaagataAATGTTTATGGAACAACAACATGgtaatcaaaaaatctaattctTCAGCTTTCTTGGCGAAATCTAATTGACAAGGTGCAGACATTGGTGAAacaaatgccaaaaattcatatgaataattaaaaaaaaacaactattaTTTCAATCAAACGTTCGGTGAAATAATCAGaggttttgaaaactaaatataaataaattcttCTAGAGGAAATATAAATTCTGTGCCTGATTCTGAATAGTCTTTACAAACTTTGGTTATTTACttcttttatcatttttttatgaatgtaaaaaattatttgccaattttttccaaattgtgaAATCACTTTCACATTTCTCAGCCCCACCCTCAAGGGACTCCgtggtaggcaggcgtaggcaGGCGGTTTCAGAGTGTGTCGCGTGCCTGAAAACTCTCGGCCTAGTGACAGGCTCTTGCCTATTTTCAGCGTTTTGATTTACACATTCCTTATTTTCTCATACCAGTCAATCttatgaaaatcaaatcaagaaatttttaaaaaaagttagcaCGTTTTAGCAGATGGCGAGAGGGCAGCGGAGGTCGCCTCACGGTCAGGCAGGCAGACGTTTCAGCGACTACATGGATGCCCTAGAATTCTGTAATACTAGTGCACACTTTTCAGAAGCCCCCTATAATGATAGAACACGTTTTCTGAAACGTAATTTAGCTTTCTTTCGATGACaaagtgtttttgtttttgtatttttaaactttctccCAATAAACCACAAATCTGATACGGATGATCGTTTTCTGAACGTCAGGATGAATACTATCCTGTTAGTGACGCCTTTGTCACTTTCTTATGTGGCATCACTTTGTCCATTTAATGTCACACTGTTTGTCCACATGGAACTACTATACATTGCTTCTTCCAAgcgtgaaaaattgagatccATGTATGAATATATACATCTTCTCTCGggatttgtttcttttttcagaaaatcgaagtAAAAGAAAGTTGTTTGATTCTTTAGCATTCAATTACTTCCCCGGCAACCAAATACAAACAATCATTCTTCCACCTTTCATCCTTCTCATTCTTCCTCCCTTTTTGCCTAATTCTCCTTCCATATTAAATCAGGATTGTGTCATCTGCCAGAGACAGTCATCTACGTTCATAAGAAGGAGGATATTGCCTAATAGAACTTGTAAAGTGTATCAATTGCTGTCAACTGGTTTCTTCATATTATCAATGGTTTATTAGTGTTTCGTATTAAGCTGATGGTCAGCTTCTTCGAGTTACTTTGTTCCTTCGATCAATCAGTGAATCGGATTGATGGATAGACAAGTTGATCAACCATGATGAAAACATTATATTTCACTTTCatgcaaaacttttaaattgattttttgaaaattattgaagttttttcaaaaccaaaaaatttttggagtcgGTTAAAATTACCCttcttgaaacagtttttaaatttagtcccgcattttgaaaatcaagtaGAATTTATCGTTTTTCTATTACTATTCAGAATAATTATCCTAACATAGTGAAATGTGAgatctcaaaaagtttcaattccacatttagtaattttttcttgaaattagggaaaaatagaaagaacatgttttttgaattaacgATACAGTGGAATTGAAACATCATATATTTTTCGAGTCTAAAAACTAttcttgaaacagtttttttctattgaacGGTATTTGACTTCCGTCCAAAATTGACAACAATAATTTgctgtgaaattttttgatcagaAGCGTTTTGCTGTGAcctataattatttttacagcAATTTTTTCCCCCAAAGATTGATTTTATCTCTAAATGTGACATTAAGTTTTacaactgaaaatcaaaaccGGGACCACTTTCCACAGATATGAGATTTTCCTCTCAGAACAGCAAATCTTCGATGCATTTTGTGTTTGTTGGTTGGGTCAACGATAAGATCCCATATAACAGTCCGATGAAAGTGTATTTCATTCACCACACTACTTTCACTGCTACTccttttttaccaaaaacaattttatttgtaaaGCAAGATAAGTAATTAAAAACCCGATTTTCAGCGAAACAGTTGCATTTCTTGCCTAACGGTATCGTGTTCAAACATCATAAGTTTCTCGGAACCGGTGAATGTCGTAGATTTCCTTTGTGGAGAGAGAAGCTCGAGCCATTATTAGGGATTGAAGGCCGTAATTTCTGATCTGAAAGATAAATGAATCATTACTAACCAGTAAATAATGTGTGTGTGGTTTAGCAAACAAAACGTGTTTCAATGTTAGCAAAAATATCTATTAATTCTAATAAGTGAATCTGTTACTATTTACCACTCGGTCTAtaacttcaaattaaaaacagaTGATTAGCTTTTGTTTCTGAACtaacaaataataaaaaccatATTAAGCAACAAAGAGCACACATTAGTGCTAGTGGAAGTGATAAGGGAATCACAAGCGTTTAGATCAACCATCTATTCAAACCTTTTTTCAGCCAAGTCTTTCAGTAGACTTTGTCCATAGTTGTGTCATTTCATGCTGAATTGAGAAAACTCcaattatcattattttcacaattaaacCAGCATTGTTGTacataactttaaatttaaaaaaagcataCCTCAAGTTTTGGAGTTGGCTCATTCTTGGGCCAAAGTCTTTCCGATTCCAACTGATTATCATGAAGTTTCTTTCTTTGATGAGTATCGCAAAGAACTCCTGGACAACATGTGCAACATCTCGTTA includes:
- the daf-42 gene encoding Mucin-5AC (Partially confirmed by transcript evidence), whose protein sequence is MRRLVLLTLTIASVTAARQYFQQQQHNSEFRVAPAEYSSNTAHGVWKPKRSAWLNDSPPPDRKVGRRDFSDLVFVMGASSVNRARFISKSFGDPPMVITAKPPTSPNIWLGSNDLKTSNEPVAEASIEMKVNSEELLTSSENRDGTKRVVKHIRSLEPSGYEGGNEGNNLEAWQSVQSNQDGVFPDGYDGLSAMPRTLINDNVGSPSRSQFQPPPPPRRPNPSPRSHSRYPPPPSRRHIPEMKPPGFMPPEMTEFSPLSGDFDGEAPLDRSGRHSGHSDGDSTSTAEIVLVTTTEEITTTTSETTTSATTTEETTTEPSTTEPSTTEEFTTEETTTVSTNPPTTPELSDDPTDGNDATDIDDKIVKKEVSSYTAETPVAPPFFENTVTSVFEEPDDDAFEDSKPVKKSTLPNGINSKRSTSYANPLTVDNAAAESRNTKLSCLPCAPGTVAVPPKEENLPPIEPLPSVAGPYQPPRTLPVAPGDPSESTFVQIHETETPSAPSPASPSSVSVTIPRVALPASVSVPSPSPASNVPVTITLSAPAKSPATYGPAPEPSRPAVPPVAPAPSVIPTSSQPSQPKQTQPAQPTPSAPKIPEGPAQPSPNAVKTSYGSSPAAPRVPEMIEVAPGNVEKTPDQTDNQVPETSHEMAPAPAPQPSPSSPVYGPTPSEPAKPSMPSGESPAQPEPSIPAVNPEPSPSQPSSSGPIQTAPPSPSSPNAIPEGPPPGPDVPVMIALPPPKSPYNSGAGEDKGGEVDQEEVNPSERRPEISSISEENSIENISKTKTPTTVPKSTITGRMPSSVNPSDNLSNNEMDGNAHNQPSEFSNLSETSITPASSHFGHDGKKQEKLPGSKGPIPPPRQESITGSTRHPTRGSSPSIIPPYATAPTSSPDKKPTTIPPTFPTLSVDSDGIQQELRTTRSPPNVALPSSRPSKTLLTPSELPIISNLPASRQSTSAPSVPNVSNNSPSPPSQSIPIESTVPIFGTPSSIPSMEPTRSTANSSKNHPVSSKISNSNRLPVSTGSKIHLNTKSPQTGAMENSGEVISVEEPIGKPVSIPGGTGAALPYTSFPKTQKSSTFASTDVHSASAPSLPEKLSHSKNEFKATPPSISAATTTPNVVVDAFENSSPAAPAVSTMEEVTPSGTTASISQSQPTPGPPGAVPPYALFPRTHQSSNSLSTGSSLPTSSSSSAPVKVSSSKIESMKTTPSSSSVSSSGSDLQTQEPTQASSNVVEISEESSSPIVSSVSTMEEITSSQPSAPTSQILTAKSRPTPGPQGIVPPYALFPRPHETLSTASPPASSLSASAKLPKSESGFMNAIPPSEFVDSSSGSSGSFGSGLQIPTTTDSSTPMDPSMEDYDVDLTVPTTAVTSSPVLPTSENSRQSLITSIISSGKPATIPDWIMAMYTSQSSSSKFSKSTAFPTLITKQTEIKPTTVSSFAPKVPETKINQPTISSNIGDLSKTEKESTIPRVEVTPSASPESTTVTEHIDAETNSATIPTIGTPPSPLKPKTKLGLTSHPSAIPPWAISSKTLAPPVAPPTVTVPSNIAPSTTGHQSQQTRPTPTTHRPGITPPLAPKTIYPSSLQTGSSSPTPPGTSSIIVVAGSRASSNYPTTASIETDGSSEEQEEENTRILPEETLSPASARLWTPDMISKYISSKAISTESVSSAEQPSYLSSNLPQSSSVASVKPPSNSSSVGQNIEVTVPSYFPVEQSKSVTQAPIPPASSPSAPSIPSIPSTLPVAPSSSSVPSSPSAPSESTSTVSETPAPVNVNPASNEHEAEEGPYEPLSPPQPAEPNHVEEYQNTVDTIIEKSATPAPAPVTQPAVQPAPGPVEHRYEIPAPGPAPGPALEPAPAPTSAPQIVEPLPPVQPLPQPQPTEPEEPLPIATPAPQPTEHTYGAQGPNIVPVVTAAPYVPQETQAPIAPSNPEPVQPNPSQTVSIPEPTGNIEEAEHVDAKPSYPGQSSYNNLEEDHEEGHIAELPALEPVSVPTAAPSLPGESNYSNLEEDHDDKHHLVEGPSVPSTPTQTSSGSSYSILEEDNQETNNSGGPSYSSFDKEQVPQVVVPTKPAGGYRDGGMVENTAPQPTTYQRPHPIKVQVRPATKPYRPRPSPAPRIQPRPYNPQPVVVQRPQFRPQPQPRPQPQPQPQPQPQPQPQQPYIQRPALTLPFQQPQYPPPIPFQPRPAPFIPFQPMVQRPSPAGCCGGQLFSQQGGLCMPISFNPCQQQQQQNNCGGGCGGGCSGGGNSCGGGCNSGGSCGGGGGGCSSSCCQPQTSACCNQMVSTCCQPQQMACCNQQNQSCCPQQAQQSCCCPTQQPICRHKRSLGYAMGICQRRRA